In one Lachnospiraceae bacterium GAM79 genomic region, the following are encoded:
- a CDS encoding amidohydrolase → MDKREQYIDKQIIEQIMELRKQLHRIPEHSMQEVKTKQLLMDFLKSHTALEIVDCGAWFYAVKRAYDRVTTENDKTFHVSEVAVEIPEQMTEYKPPIAFRADMDAVCGKDGKPGHFCGHDGHSSVLCGLGLYLDSRKDPLAQDVYLIFQPAEEIGKGAELCRSLIKEKHIGEIYGFHNIPGKPLGTVLVKDGTFACASTGLEIHMTGTPSHAAYPEAGRNPGYALAGLLLQIEELTKQFNETKGFVRMTLIGMKLGSENYGVAASDGYLRLTVRSGGEQVFREYLAEIRKLAEVMAQKEALELSIKEIERFPSTDNHAEQVQKIRACAASHQIPYIELPEPMRWSEDFGWYLQETKGAFFGIGDGEDYVQLHTEHFEFPDSILETAVTMFAGLCVDIKEGEC, encoded by the coding sequence ATGGATAAGAGAGAGCAATATATAGATAAACAGATTATAGAGCAAATAATGGAACTGCGAAAGCAGCTCCACCGGATCCCGGAGCATTCCATGCAGGAAGTAAAGACAAAACAGTTGCTGATGGATTTCTTAAAATCGCATACAGCATTAGAGATCGTAGATTGTGGGGCATGGTTTTATGCGGTGAAAAGAGCATATGATCGGGTAACCACAGAAAATGATAAAACATTCCATGTGAGTGAAGTGGCTGTGGAAATACCAGAGCAAATGACGGAATATAAGCCACCGATTGCATTCCGGGCAGATATGGATGCGGTATGTGGCAAAGATGGAAAGCCGGGACATTTCTGTGGACATGATGGACACAGCAGTGTGCTATGTGGACTTGGCTTGTATCTGGACAGCAGAAAAGATCCGTTGGCACAGGATGTATATCTGATCTTCCAGCCGGCAGAGGAGATTGGAAAGGGTGCAGAGCTTTGCAGAAGCCTGATCAAAGAAAAGCATATCGGAGAAATCTATGGCTTTCATAATATACCGGGGAAGCCGCTTGGAACGGTACTTGTGAAGGATGGAACATTTGCATGTGCTTCAACGGGCTTAGAGATCCACATGACAGGAACGCCGAGCCATGCAGCATATCCGGAAGCTGGCAGAAATCCTGGATATGCACTTGCCGGACTTCTGCTTCAGATTGAAGAACTGACAAAGCAGTTTAATGAGACGAAGGGATTTGTCCGCATGACTTTGATTGGGATGAAACTTGGAAGTGAGAACTACGGTGTAGCGGCATCGGACGGGTATCTGAGACTTACCGTTCGAAGCGGAGGTGAACAGGTATTTCGTGAGTATCTGGCAGAGATCCGTAAGCTGGCAGAGGTTATGGCACAGAAGGAAGCTCTGGAACTTTCGATAAAGGAGATTGAACGGTTTCCATCTACGGATAATCATGCGGAACAGGTGCAGAAGATCCGGGCGTGTGCGGCTTCTCACCAGATTCCATATATAGAGCTGCCTGAGCCGATGCGCTGGTCGGAGGACTTTGGCTGGTACTTGCAGGAGACAAAGGGCGCATTTTTCGGCATTGGTGATGGAGAGGATTATGTCCAGCTTCACACGGAACATTTTGAATTTCCCGATTCCATACTTGAAACCGCAGTTACTATGTTTGCCGGGTTGTGTGTTGACATAAAAGAGGGGGAATGTTAA
- a CDS encoding pyridoxamine 5'-phosphate oxidase family protein: MNRPMRRQKREVTDPVKIEQIIKKAGVVHLGMVDEGKAYIVPLHYGYIYKDGGLTLYMHGATEGRKYDVIAANPNVFIEIDTDMVLTGGGEVPCEYGAYYACVMGEGTASILTDVDEKVMGLELLMKNQTGRDFIITESMTKSVNVIKVVIPELSVKMNQKK, translated from the coding sequence ATGAACAGACCAATGAGAAGACAAAAACGTGAAGTTACAGATCCGGTGAAGATCGAGCAGATCATAAAGAAAGCAGGCGTGGTTCATCTTGGGATGGTGGATGAGGGAAAGGCATACATCGTTCCATTGCATTATGGATATATTTATAAGGATGGAGGACTTACGTTATATATGCATGGCGCAACGGAAGGACGCAAATATGACGTGATCGCAGCTAATCCAAATGTATTTATCGAGATTGATACAGATATGGTACTGACCGGTGGTGGTGAAGTTCCATGTGAATATGGTGCATATTATGCTTGCGTGATGGGTGAAGGAACTGCCAGTATTCTGACCGATGTTGATGAGAAGGTTATGGGACTGGAGCTTCTTATGAAGAACCAGACAGGGAGAGATTTTATCATTACAGAGTCAATGACAAAATCAGTAAATGTGATCAAAGTTGTTATTCCCGAATTATCGGTAAAAATGAATCAAAAAAAATGA
- a CDS encoding HD domain-containing protein, whose amino-acid sequence MEANRIEEKIYKYGADILASEGMQKEKTFVQHGSITCYDHSLRVAEKSLELAEKCSAYIDERSLVRGALLHDYFLYDWHEKDGGHRLHGFFHAERALHNARRDFNLNFIERDIIRKHMFPLNITPPKFRESWIVTWADKLCAAEETTRALRLAFTKTARG is encoded by the coding sequence ATGGAAGCGAATCGTATCGAAGAAAAAATATATAAATATGGTGCGGATATCCTGGCATCAGAGGGTATGCAGAAAGAAAAAACATTTGTGCAACATGGTTCAATAACCTGTTACGATCATTCCCTGCGGGTGGCGGAGAAAAGTCTGGAGCTTGCAGAGAAATGTTCCGCATATATTGATGAACGGTCGCTGGTGCGTGGAGCACTGCTTCATGATTATTTCTTGTATGACTGGCATGAGAAGGATGGCGGACATCGGCTGCATGGTTTTTTTCATGCAGAACGAGCCTTGCATAATGCCAGACGGGATTTCAATTTGAACTTCATTGAGCGGGATATCATCCGAAAGCATATGTTCCCACTCAACATAACACCTCCAAAGTTCCGGGAGAGCTGGATCGTAACATGGGCGGATAAGTTGTGTGCCGCCGAAGAAACCACCAGAGCCCTTCGCCTTGCCTTTACAAAAACTGCCCGTGGCTGA
- a CDS encoding amidophosphoribosyltransferase, whose product MGGFFGVASKQDCVFDLFFGIDYHSHLGTRRGGMAVYGEDGFNRAIHNIENAPFRTKFDKDVQEMSGHMGIGCISDYEPQPLIVRSHHGTYALTTVSKINNTGELTKKLFENGHSHFLEMSGGDINATELIAALINQKENLIEGIQFALDSIDGSVSILLMNQAGIYAARDKYGRTPVVIGKKEDAYCITFENFAYKNLGYKDYKELGPGEIAVVTDKNCITLVNPNKEMKICTFLWVYYGYPSSSYEGTSVEQMRYNCGKAMAKRDNVKPDIVAGVPDSGIAHAIGYANESGIPFSRPFIKYTPTWPRSFMPTIQSKRNLIAKMKLLAVDELIRDKSLLLIDDSIVRGTQLRETTEFLYESGAKEVHIRPACPPLLYGCKYLNFSRSSSEMDLITRRVIDRLENGNVTDEVLQEYADPESEKYETMVEEIRKELNFTSLRFNRLDDMLESVGIDKCKLCTYCWDGKE is encoded by the coding sequence ATGGGCGGATTTTTTGGCGTAGCATCAAAGCAGGATTGTGTATTTGATTTGTTCTTTGGTATCGACTACCATTCACATCTGGGAACAAGACGAGGCGGAATGGCAGTATATGGAGAAGACGGATTTAATCGTGCGATCCACAATATTGAGAATGCACCATTTCGTACAAAATTTGACAAAGATGTTCAGGAAATGAGTGGTCATATGGGAATCGGATGTATCTCTGATTACGAACCGCAGCCATTGATCGTACGTTCTCATCATGGCACTTATGCACTTACAACAGTCAGTAAGATTAATAACACAGGTGAACTTACAAAGAAGCTGTTCGAGAATGGACATTCCCACTTCTTAGAAATGAGCGGCGGCGATATCAATGCAACGGAGCTGATCGCAGCACTGATCAATCAGAAGGAAAATCTGATCGAAGGAATTCAGTTTGCGCTTGATTCTATCGATGGTTCTGTATCCATTCTGTTGATGAATCAGGCGGGAATCTATGCAGCCCGTGACAAATACGGCAGAACTCCGGTTGTCATCGGTAAGAAAGAAGATGCCTATTGTATAACCTTTGAGAATTTTGCATATAAAAATCTTGGATATAAGGACTATAAGGAACTTGGACCGGGAGAGATCGCTGTCGTGACAGACAAGAACTGTATCACGTTGGTCAATCCGAATAAAGAAATGAAGATCTGTACCTTCCTCTGGGTATATTATGGTTATCCATCCAGTTCCTATGAGGGCACAAGTGTAGAGCAGATGCGGTATAATTGTGGTAAGGCGATGGCGAAGCGTGATAATGTAAAGCCGGATATCGTAGCCGGGGTACCGGATTCCGGTATTGCTCATGCAATCGGCTACGCAAATGAATCAGGAATCCCATTTTCCAGACCATTTATCAAATATACACCGACCTGGCCACGTTCCTTCATGCCAACGATCCAGAGTAAGAGAAATCTGATCGCAAAGATGAAGCTGTTAGCAGTGGATGAGCTGATCCGTGATAAGAGCCTTCTGCTGATCGATGATTCGATCGTACGTGGAACCCAGCTTCGTGAAACAACTGAATTCTTATATGAGAGTGGTGCGAAGGAAGTACATATCCGTCCGGCCTGCCCTCCGTTATTATACGGATGTAAATATCTGAATTTCTCCCGTTCATCATCAGAAATGGATCTGATCACCCGTCGTGTGATCGATCGTCTGGAGAATGGAAATGTAACCGATGAGGTATTACAGGAGTATGCAGATCCGGAATCTGAGAAATACGAAACAATGGTTGAGGAGATCCGTAAGGAACTGAACTTTACATCATTGCGTTTCAATCGCTTGGACGATATGCTGGAATCCGTTGGAATCGATAAGTGCAAGCTGTGTACTTATTGTTGGGATGGTAAAGAATAG
- a CDS encoding carbon starvation protein A produces MNSLVIILIAVVVLGAGYLGYGRWLAKKWGIDANAKTPAVANEDGKDYVPSSKLTVFAHQFSSIAGAGPVQGPIIAAMFGWVPVLLWLLVGGVFFGAVQDFGSLYASVKNEGKSIGLVIEKYIGKAGRRFFSLFCWLFTLLVIAAFTSMVSSTFNGFTTGADGAVTKNFNGAAAATVSMLFIVVAMVLGVVMKTCKNMKEWVKAIVAIALIVAMFAVGMKLPWYLNGDQWNYVIMAYLFLASVLPMWLLMQPRDYMTTFMLVGMLVGAFVGVLVGHPNMGLNAFNGFTIVSSTGAKSYLFPTLFVTIACGAVSGFHSLVSSGTSSKTIRNEKDMLFVGYGAMILETLLGVISLIVVGAVAVGGKAPEGLTPFQIFSQGIAGFLEKFGLPNSVANVFMTMCVSALALTSLDSVARIGRMSFQELFMGDTTDPSQMPVWQKILTNKYLATVITLFFGYLLCKGGYSNVWPLFGSANQMLAALVLIGVAVFLKATSRKHAMLYPPMLIMLAVTFTAIVLNVIGNIQKFQAGTGTFLVEGLQLIVAVFLIVLGIIVAITCIRKLVLMKNEKTAEKEA; encoded by the coding sequence ATGAATAGTTTGGTAATTATTCTTATCGCAGTAGTAGTTTTAGGAGCTGGCTATCTGGGTTACGGAAGATGGCTTGCTAAGAAATGGGGCATAGATGCAAATGCAAAGACCCCGGCCGTTGCAAATGAAGATGGAAAGGATTATGTACCATCATCAAAGCTTACAGTATTTGCACATCAGTTTTCATCCATCGCAGGTGCGGGACCTGTACAGGGACCAATCATTGCGGCAATGTTTGGATGGGTACCGGTTTTACTCTGGCTGCTTGTCGGAGGCGTATTCTTCGGTGCAGTGCAGGATTTCGGTTCTCTGTATGCATCCGTTAAAAATGAGGGTAAGTCCATCGGACTTGTTATTGAGAAGTACATAGGCAAGGCAGGAAGAAGATTCTTCTCGCTGTTCTGCTGGCTCTTTACACTTCTTGTTATTGCAGCCTTTACATCTATGGTTTCATCAACATTTAACGGATTTACAACAGGTGCTGACGGAGCAGTAACAAAGAACTTTAACGGCGCAGCAGCCGCTACAGTATCTATGTTATTCATTGTTGTCGCTATGGTGCTCGGTGTTGTTATGAAGACCTGCAAGAATATGAAGGAGTGGGTGAAAGCAATCGTAGCTATCGCCCTCATCGTTGCAATGTTTGCAGTAGGTATGAAGCTTCCTTGGTACTTAAACGGTGACCAGTGGAACTACGTTATCATGGCATATCTGTTCCTTGCATCCGTACTTCCTATGTGGTTACTTATGCAGCCAAGAGATTACATGACAACATTCATGCTTGTTGGTATGTTGGTTGGAGCATTTGTCGGTGTTCTGGTTGGACATCCGAATATGGGACTGAACGCTTTCAATGGTTTCACAATTGTATCGTCAACAGGTGCTAAGAGTTATCTGTTCCCAACACTGTTTGTAACGATCGCCTGTGGTGCGGTTTCCGGTTTCCACAGCCTTGTTTCATCAGGAACATCATCGAAGACGATCAGAAATGAAAAAGATATGTTATTTGTAGGTTATGGCGCAATGATCCTTGAGACACTCCTCGGTGTTATCTCATTGATCGTAGTTGGTGCAGTAGCAGTTGGAGGAAAAGCACCGGAAGGACTTACACCATTCCAGATCTTCTCACAGGGTATCGCAGGTTTCCTTGAGAAGTTCGGACTTCCAAATTCAGTAGCGAATGTATTCATGACCATGTGTGTATCAGCACTTGCTCTTACATCACTTGATTCAGTCGCACGTATCGGACGCATGTCATTCCAGGAGCTGTTCATGGGAGATACTACAGATCCATCCCAGATGCCTGTATGGCAGAAGATTCTTACAAATAAGTATTTAGCTACAGTTATAACATTGTTCTTTGGTTACCTTCTCTGCAAGGGTGGATATTCAAATGTATGGCCACTCTTCGGATCAGCAAACCAGATGCTTGCAGCACTTGTACTGATCGGTGTAGCAGTATTCCTCAAGGCAACAAGCAGAAAGCATGCAATGCTTTATCCACCAATGCTTATAATGCTTGCTGTAACATTTACAGCTATCGTTCTCAACGTAATCGGAAATATCCAGAAGTTCCAGGCCGGAACCGGTACATTCCTTGTTGAAGGACTTCAGCTCATTGTTGCAGTATTCCTTATCGTACTTGGTATCATTGTAGCAATTACATGTATCAGAAAACTTGTTCTTATGAAGAATGAGAAGACTGCTGAAAAGGAAGCATAA
- a CDS encoding alpha/beta hydrolase: protein MKLVVCFPGIGYHCDKPLLYYGRRVAESIGYKEYKNVEYVNRIGNVKGDPVKMQAAFEDLYGQTEEILKDIDFSGYDSILFLSKSVGTIIATTYAERHKIPCRHVLYTPLEATFDNCSDNLSGRAIAFTGTADPWVESTAAITDRCQKAGIPVHVIEEANHSLETANVWKNLKNLEDIMKLTAEFIK from the coding sequence ATGAAGCTGGTAGTATGTTTTCCGGGAATCGGCTATCACTGCGACAAGCCACTGTTATATTATGGCAGGCGTGTAGCAGAATCCATAGGATATAAAGAATATAAGAACGTAGAATATGTGAATCGGATCGGAAATGTCAAAGGTGATCCGGTAAAAATGCAGGCAGCATTTGAAGACCTGTACGGACAGACAGAGGAAATATTAAAAGATATAGATTTTTCCGGGTATGACAGCATTTTATTCTTATCAAAAAGTGTAGGAACGATCATTGCGACTACTTATGCAGAAAGACATAAGATACCATGCAGGCATGTGCTGTATACTCCGCTTGAGGCGACATTTGACAATTGTTCAGATAATCTGTCGGGGAGAGCGATAGCATTTACGGGAACGGCAGATCCGTGGGTGGAGAGCACCGCTGCAATTACAGATCGGTGTCAAAAAGCAGGGATTCCGGTTCATGTGATAGAGGAAGCAAATCATTCCTTAGAGACAGCCAATGTATGGAAGAATCTGAAGAATCTGGAAGACATCATGAAGCTGACGGCAGAATTTATTAAATAA
- a CDS encoding MerR family transcriptional regulator, whose amino-acid sequence MTIKEVSEKFGISQDTLRYYERVGLIPPVTRTPSGNRDYQESDLGWVENAVCMRNAGVPIEALIEYVKLYQMGDTTFEARRQLLQEQYDALREQKEQIEATMKRLAYKVSRYEKAVQTGVLSWDKEDC is encoded by the coding sequence ATGACGATCAAGGAAGTAAGTGAGAAATTTGGTATCTCACAGGATACCCTTCGGTATTATGAGCGCGTAGGACTGATTCCACCGGTTACAAGAACTCCGAGTGGAAACAGAGATTATCAGGAATCGGATCTTGGCTGGGTAGAAAATGCAGTTTGTATGCGGAATGCCGGCGTTCCGATCGAGGCATTGATTGAATATGTGAAACTGTATCAGATGGGAGATACGACGTTTGAAGCAAGACGGCAGCTATTGCAGGAGCAGTATGATGCATTGCGGGAGCAGAAAGAACAGATCGAGGCGACCATGAAGCGGCTTGCCTATAAGGTATCGCGCTATGAGAAAGCGGTACAGACCGGCGTATTGTCATGGGATAAGGAGGATTGTTAG
- a CDS encoding 1-deoxy-D-xylulose-5-phosphate synthase produces MYIEQINGPEDVKKLNIEEMTAMAAEMRQALLVRASKHGGHFGPNFGMVEATIAMHYVFESPKDKIVYDVSHQSYPHKMLTGRKDAYLYEEHYDDVSGYTNPKESEHDFFEIGHTSTSVSLACGLAKARDLKKEDSNVIAVIGDGSLSGGEALEGLDYAAELGGNLIIVVNDNDMSIAENHGGLYQNLKLLRETNGQAECNLFRAMGLDYVYVDKGNDIAALIAAFESVKDSKKPVVVHIKTLKGKGYAPAEQNKEQWHWCMPFDLETGKSLMEFDGEDYSDVTRDYLLKKMKEDLSVVTITSATPTVMGFTEDKRKEAGSQFIDVGIAEETAVALASGIAANGGKPVYGVYSSFIQRTYDQLTQDLCINNNPATIVVFAGSVYGMNDVTHLGLQDIPMLTSIPGLVYLAPTTKEEYLAMLDWSVEQTEHPVAIKLPGAAMVSDGKAVTKDFSQLNKYEVTKKGSKIAVIGAGTFYQLGTDVAALIEEQTGVAPTIINPLYVSGMDEELLNDLKKDHDIVITLEDGYLEGGFGQRIAGFYGDSDMKVLNYGLKKFFYDRYDVNEVLKENHLTAEQITEDVKRIL; encoded by the coding sequence ATGTATATTGAACAGATTAACGGACCTGAAGATGTAAAAAAATTGAATATAGAAGAAATGACAGCGATGGCAGCAGAGATGCGACAGGCATTACTGGTTCGTGCAAGTAAGCATGGCGGACATTTTGGACCGAATTTTGGTATGGTAGAAGCAACGATCGCGATGCATTATGTATTTGAGTCGCCAAAGGACAAGATCGTATATGATGTATCCCACCAGAGCTATCCGCATAAGATGCTGACAGGCAGAAAGGATGCTTATCTCTACGAAGAACATTACGATGATGTATCCGGATATACAAATCCAAAAGAAAGTGAGCATGATTTCTTTGAGATCGGACATACATCTACATCTGTCAGTCTTGCCTGTGGCCTTGCGAAAGCCAGAGATCTGAAAAAGGAAGACAGCAACGTGATCGCTGTGATCGGTGATGGTTCATTAAGCGGTGGCGAGGCATTGGAAGGTCTTGACTATGCGGCTGAGCTTGGTGGCAATCTGATCATTGTTGTAAATGATAATGATATGTCGATCGCTGAGAATCATGGTGGTTTATATCAGAATCTGAAACTGCTTCGTGAGACAAATGGGCAGGCAGAATGTAATCTGTTCCGTGCAATGGGACTTGATTATGTATATGTAGATAAAGGAAATGATATTGCTGCATTGATCGCAGCATTTGAATCTGTAAAAGACAGTAAGAAACCGGTTGTCGTGCATATTAAAACTTTAAAAGGAAAAGGCTATGCACCGGCAGAACAGAATAAGGAACAGTGGCATTGGTGTATGCCATTTGACCTTGAAACAGGAAAGTCTTTGATGGAATTTGACGGAGAAGATTATTCCGACGTAACCAGAGATTATCTCTTAAAGAAAATGAAGGAAGATCTATCTGTAGTTACGATCACATCGGCAACACCTACCGTTATGGGATTTACAGAGGATAAGAGAAAAGAAGCGGGCAGTCAGTTTATTGATGTAGGTATCGCAGAGGAGACAGCGGTTGCACTGGCATCCGGTATTGCGGCAAATGGCGGCAAGCCTGTATATGGTGTATACAGTTCATTTATCCAGCGGACATATGATCAGTTGACACAGGATCTGTGTATCAATAACAACCCTGCAACGATCGTTGTATTTGCGGGATCTGTATATGGAATGAATGATGTGACACATCTTGGATTACAGGATATTCCGATGCTTACAAGTATTCCGGGGCTTGTGTATCTGGCACCGACAACCAAAGAGGAATATCTGGCAATGCTTGACTGGAGCGTGGAGCAGACAGAGCATCCGGTTGCGATCAAGCTTCCGGGAGCTGCGATGGTATCGGACGGAAAGGCTGTAACAAAGGATTTCAGTCAGTTAAATAAATACGAAGTAACTAAAAAGGGAAGCAAGATTGCTGTTATCGGTGCAGGTACTTTCTATCAGCTTGGAACAGATGTGGCAGCACTGATCGAGGAGCAGACAGGAGTTGCGCCAACCATCATTAACCCACTGTATGTTTCCGGTATGGATGAAGAACTTCTGAATGATCTGAAGAAAGATCATGATATCGTGATCACGTTAGAGGATGGTTATCTGGAAGGCGGCTTCGGTCAGAGAATCGCCGGCTTCTATGGTGATTCTGATATGAAGGTTCTGAATTACGGTTTAAAGAAATTCTTCTATGACCGCTACGATGTAAATGAAGTATTAAAAGAAAATCATCTGACAGCAGAACAGATTACAGAAGATGTGAAACGTATTTTATAG
- the ahpC gene encoding peroxiredoxin gives MSMINREVSDFFVHAYQNGEFKTVTRDDILGGWSVFFFYPADFTFVCPTELSDLQDKYEDFKAVGCEVYSISTDTHFVHKAWHDTSEKIEKITFPMLADPNHELCEDFEVMIESDGMAERGSFIINPEGRIVSYEVSAGNVGRNADELFRKLQACQFVAEHGDEVCPAKWQPGEATLRPSLDLVGRL, from the coding sequence ATGTCGATGATTAACAGAGAAGTAAGCGATTTTTTTGTGCATGCATATCAAAATGGTGAATTTAAAACGGTAACCAGAGACGACATATTAGGCGGATGGAGTGTATTTTTCTTCTATCCCGCAGATTTTACATTTGTCTGCCCGACGGAGTTGTCAGATCTGCAGGATAAATATGAGGATTTCAAGGCTGTCGGGTGTGAGGTTTATTCCATATCAACAGATACGCATTTTGTGCATAAGGCATGGCATGATACATCGGAAAAGATTGAAAAGATCACGTTTCCGATGTTGGCAGATCCAAATCATGAATTATGTGAAGATTTTGAAGTGATGATCGAATCAGATGGGATGGCTGAACGTGGCAGCTTCATCATCAATCCGGAAGGGCGAATTGTCTCCTATGAAGTCAGTGCAGGCAATGTCGGACGAAATGCAGATGAACTGTTTCGTAAATTGCAGGCATGCCAGTTTGTTGCGGAGCATGGAGACGAGGTCTGCCCTGCCAAATGGCAGCCGGGAGAAGCTACGCTGCGTCCAAGTCTGGATCTTGTAGGGAGATTGTAA
- a CDS encoding FAD-dependent oxidoreductase — MKDENMYDVVIAGAGPAGLTAAIYLARACYRVLVVEKEKIGGQITITEEVVNYPGIEKTDGKSLTAAMYRQAENFGAEFLMAEVEKLDVDGEYKIVHTNKGDFSCYGILFATGAHPRMIGFEGEKRFKGRGVAYCATCDGEFFTGKEIFVVGGGYAAAEESVFLTKYASHVTILIRGEDFSCPKSSADKASANEKITVLTSTEIVRAEGEDVLTTLVYKNVKTGEESVYHAPKGDTFGIFVFAGYEPETSLLQGKAEIDEKGYVITDTSRQTSISGVYAAGDVCQKNLRQVVTAVGDGAVAATELERYVAAMQKKNGAKPSRNLQGNKQSKEKNVTQEKKREGMQPVVAENTGYEMHKTGQQKQPEAEDSLSDEFFDEETEKQLDEVFDRMAHPLILKLYLNQKQESVQLKQYMEAMSRRTEKLSVIVAEEGAGGDSVPANERPFVRILGEDGSDTGLGFHGVPGGHEFTSFVIGLYNAAGPGQEVDAQIMERIHAIKKPLHIKILVTLACSMCPDLVIAAQKIAAENPQVTAEIYDVMLYPSYQKRYKVMSVPCLVVNDEHVAFGRKTLPELLDYLDEIL, encoded by the coding sequence ATGAAGGATGAAAATATGTATGATGTGGTGATTGCAGGCGCGGGACCGGCGGGGCTTACAGCAGCTATTTATCTGGCGAGAGCCTGTTACCGGGTGCTTGTTGTCGAGAAAGAGAAGATTGGCGGACAGATCACGATAACAGAAGAGGTGGTGAACTATCCGGGAATAGAGAAAACAGATGGAAAATCCCTGACCGCTGCTATGTACAGGCAGGCAGAGAATTTTGGTGCAGAATTCCTGATGGCAGAGGTTGAAAAGCTGGATGTAGATGGAGAATATAAAATCGTGCATACAAATAAGGGCGACTTTTCCTGTTATGGAATTCTGTTCGCAACCGGAGCGCATCCGAGAATGATCGGATTTGAGGGGGAGAAACGGTTTAAAGGACGGGGCGTAGCTTATTGCGCAACTTGTGATGGAGAGTTCTTCACCGGCAAGGAAATATTTGTTGTGGGTGGCGGTTATGCCGCTGCGGAGGAAAGTGTATTCCTTACCAAGTATGCCAGCCATGTGACGATATTGATCCGGGGCGAAGATTTTTCCTGTCCTAAATCATCGGCGGATAAAGCCAGCGCAAATGAAAAAATTACGGTGCTTACCAGTACTGAGATCGTCCGCGCGGAGGGTGAAGATGTCCTGACAACACTGGTGTATAAAAATGTGAAAACAGGGGAAGAAAGTGTATATCATGCGCCAAAAGGAGATACGTTTGGTATTTTCGTATTTGCCGGATACGAGCCGGAGACTTCGTTGCTGCAGGGAAAAGCAGAGATTGATGAAAAGGGATATGTAATTACGGATACTTCCAGACAGACCAGTATATCGGGTGTTTATGCGGCTGGCGATGTCTGCCAGAAAAATCTTCGTCAGGTAGTGACGGCAGTCGGTGATGGTGCAGTTGCAGCGACAGAGCTTGAACGGTATGTGGCAGCCATGCAGAAAAAGAATGGAGCAAAGCCATCACGGAATTTGCAGGGAAATAAACAATCAAAGGAAAAGAATGTTACACAGGAGAAAAAGCGTGAAGGAATGCAGCCTGTGGTCGCTGAAAATACCGGATATGAAATGCATAAAACTGGACAACAGAAACAGCCGGAAGCAGAAGATTCATTGTCGGACGAGTTCTTTGATGAAGAGACGGAAAAGCAGTTAGATGAGGTCTTTGACCGCATGGCGCATCCGCTGATCCTGAAATTATATCTGAATCAGAAGCAGGAGTCAGTGCAGCTAAAACAATATATGGAAGCTATGAGCAGACGAACCGAAAAGCTCAGTGTAATCGTAGCAGAGGAAGGGGCAGGCGGGGATTCTGTTCCGGCAAACGAACGACCATTTGTCAGGATTTTGGGAGAAGACGGAAGTGATACCGGGCTTGGCTTCCATGGTGTACCGGGTGGACATGAATTCACTTCTTTTGTGATTGGCTTATATAATGCTGCCGGACCGGGACAAGAAGTGGATGCACAGATAATGGAGCGTATTCATGCGATCAAAAAGCCGCTTCATATCAAGATTCTTGTAACACTTGCCTGTTCCATGTGCCCCGATCTTGTCATCGCAGCACAGAAAATAGCCGCAGAAAATCCACAGGTTACAGCAGAGATTTACGATGTGATGCTATATCCATCTTATCAGAAACGCTATAAGGTTATGAGCGTACCGTGCCTTGTTGTGAATGATGAACATGTGGCATTTGGAAGAAAGACATTACCGGAGCTATTAGACTATCTGGATGAGATTTTATAA
- a CDS encoding type II toxin-antitoxin system RelE/ParE family toxin produces MIRTFIEIPLFTKRWKEIGLGEDELRALQIMLLKNPESGPVMEGTGGIRKVRFPLENRGKSGSVRVCYTDFAEYEVTYLITAFEKKSQENLTNEEKNVLKKLVKSLKEETAKNRR; encoded by the coding sequence ATGATAAGAACATTTATTGAAATACCATTATTTACAAAACGGTGGAAAGAAATAGGGCTTGGGGAAGATGAGTTACGAGCATTGCAAATTATGCTATTAAAAAATCCAGAATCAGGACCGGTAATGGAAGGGACTGGTGGAATACGTAAGGTACGGTTCCCATTAGAAAATAGAGGAAAGAGTGGTAGTGTTCGTGTATGTTATACGGATTTTGCAGAATATGAAGTTACCTATCTAATAACTGCATTTGAAAAGAAAAGTCAGGAAAATCTGACAAATGAAGAAAAAAATGTACTTAAGAAGTTGGTAAAATCTTTGAAAGAGGAAACGGCAAAGAATAGGAGATGA